Sequence from the Penicillium oxalicum strain HP7-1 chromosome IV, whole genome shotgun sequence genome:
CGGATACCAAGGGAGAGCCGGGAAGTATGACTTCGTCTTCACAAGTGAGCGTTGTCAGTCGGAGGCGGGAGGGTGGAAGCTTGGACCGTTGGTCCTTCCTGAGGTCAGGAAAGCACCGGAGGGATGCCTGCTTCTCTTGGTAGATTGTACTCCATTCTACGCGACTGAGCAACACACTTGATTCGACAAAGCCATTTCCAACGGAGAGGTTGGGATTCTGGTATACGACCTTGCTACCGCTGTCAAGCGAGATCACTTCGGAGGAGGCGGAGTGAGACGAGTCGGAGATCCAGAGACCATGTGGAGTGTAGAACTTGGAGACATGGTCTTCTGTGGTGTCCGGTAAGCTGGGGCCCCGGTGCTCGGGGTTGGGATGGGGTCTCTCTTTCAGACTCACCACGATGGGGTCAAGGAATTGGAAAGCTCGTTGCAGGATGCTCTCCACACGAAGGGAGTCGCTCTCCTTGGGGACCTTGGGGCCGCAACGAATGACCCCGAGACACTCGGCCGGCGTCGTGGCACTGGGTTGGTAAACTGGATGACCAAACCAGTTGAAGTGGTGGACCCGGCTGTCGACAGAGGTCACATACTCCCGTCCTCGAAACTCTGCCGTGATCCCCTGCTGCATCCAGTCCTCAGATGTGACCTCCTCGATCAATGGAATGTTGACGAGGACTTGATCATTCACATCTTCCTCGAAAGTGAGAGGAGTTACGGTCTCCATGCTTTCATATTGCGATGAATTCTCGCAGGTGCCGTATGTCGAATCACCACACTCATCCTCGAAGCTCACCTCATCATCCTGGCAGTCCTCACTTTGCATCGGGTCTGCCTCTGAGCAATCTCCTTCGGCTTCCCATGCAGACTGAGGCCGGGCGAGCGTTTCATCCCCGTTGAAACCAGATGGCTGCTGGGCTTGCAGCTCATCCTCCACGTCTTCAGCCCAGTCGAAGCCAAAGTGAAATCTCTCAGAAGAGAGTCTCTCGCCAAGCATTGATGCCATTTTGACTATTGATTTGTGTGAGCAAATAAGTTCCAgcaaaggagagaaaagactcGAAACTATCTTCACGAAGTGGGAAATGGAAGCTCGAGGGAGGTGAGAGAAGAATATGGGTTTAAAAAACTCACTTGGAATGATAGAGGTAGCTGATGAGAGTTGAGAatcttgaagaaaaaaagctTCAAGGTGGTGATCGAGTCTCTCGCAGTGGGTGTggtggaggaaagagggagtggaagaggaagatttTATGGTGGCACGCCAACGAGTTCTAAATGTATCCCATTGTTTGCCCACAACAAAGCACACAGCGCACCCAGCCATTGTTGAGATAACTACCTGGGCAAACGACCCAACAAACAATAGCAAGGTCGTACACGAAGAAAACAGTTACCAGACGCAACCACCGATATGATACTTGCAAAAGACCGGAACGTTCTACTCGGAACCTCATAGCAAACGAGATGCTTTGCCCTCGTAGGTACCAACCAGtgcattctttttcttctctccatttcTCCATGACTTTCGATTCACTTTTCTCTCACTACTAGGCCGAATGCTAGAATCTTCGTGCGGGGGCATCTCTATTGTACCTTGCAAAAGAGTAAAGGCTGAACATCGCCTCTTCCTAGTCATTCCCGTTAACCGGGCGATTGAATGTTATGATATGATGCTCCCGGGGCTGTGGCTGCAAAATTTCCAAGCATACGCACCCTGATCCCGTCAATGACTTTTTTTGTATTATGATATCCTATGGAACCATAACTTAGTTGTGTAGTGGTTCAAGGGAAAGATACTATAACGCTATAGATCATTTAGAGTAATCCACAATGCACCTGACAGCCGATATCTTCGGCATTCAAGCCGAGAGCCCGAGTGATGTCAGGCCCGGCGGGAACCCGGCGGCCATGTGGTGCTTACATAACGTCTTGTCCCCGCCCTGCCCGCCGCACCCACCCGCGGGCAACGGCAGGTCTCCCCGCACGCCGCAGGCTTATCTCTCAATGCTTTCCCCCTCTTAAGCTGCCTTCAATCCAATTTCTGTCATCCATGAACTTGCTCAGAAGGTGTCAACAGCCATTTTTGCTTATACGTCAATTCACTTCCAACCATTGTCGGCCAAGGTCCTGCCTCTACCCTAGCACGCTCTCCACTCACCCCGCGTTTATTCGACGAACCATGGCGTCCGCAATGGCCAAACGCCTCGAGGGCAAGACCATCGTTGTGACAGGTGCCTCATCAGGAATTGGGCGCAGTACAGCCAAGGAATTTGCCCGTTCATCGCCAAACAACCTGAAGCTTATCGTCACGGCGCGGCGTGTGGAGGCTCTGGAGGAGCTCGCGGCCGAgatcaaggccgaggtcGGAGACGGGGTGAAGGTGCTCCCAGTGAAACTGGATGTGAGCAAACCGGAGGAAATCAACAACTTTGTCCCCTCTTTGCCCGCCGAGTTCAAGGAAATTGACGTTCTTGTCAACAATGCGTAAGTCGTGATGcattcatcctcctcggccgaGCTTTGAACTAGATGTCATACAAAAGAAATCTCGCAAACGCTAACGTCTTACAGCGGTCTTGTCAAGGGTGTTGCCCAGGCTCCTGAGATTGCGGCTGAGGACATGAACATCATGTTCAACACCAATGTTACCGGTCTGATCAACATGACCCAGGCGATCTTGcccatcttcaagaagcgGGATGAGGGCGGTCGTGGTGATATCATCAACATTGGAAGTATTGCTGGTCGTGAGCCCTATGCCGGAGGAAGTATTTACTGTGCCACCAAGGCTGCCGTTCGCTCTTTCACCGATGCGTTGCGTAAGGAGTTGATTGCCACGAGGATCCGTGTGATTGAGATCGATCCGGGCCAAGTTGAGACTGTACGTTCTTTCTTCCCATAATGACTTGAACCTTTGCAGGGGCTGATGCAATGACTTCTAGGAGTTCTCTGTCGTCCGATTCTATGGTGACAAGTCTAAGGCCGATGCT
This genomic interval carries:
- a CDS encoding NADP-dependent 3-hydroxy acid dehydrogenase, with protein sequence MASAMAKRLEGKTIVVTGASSGIGRSTAKEFARSSPNNLKLIVTARRVEALEELAAEIKAEVGDGVKVLPVKLDVSKPEEINNFVPSLPAEFKEIDVLVNNAGLVKGVAQAPEIAAEDMNIMFNTNVTGLINMTQAILPIFKKRDEGGRGDIINIGSIAGREPYAGGSIYCATKAAVRSFTDALRKELIATRIRVIEIDPGQVETEFSVVRFYGDKSKADAVYKGVEPLTGDDIAEVVVFAASRRENVVIADTLVFPSHQAAAGVMHRKS